Proteins from one Mesorhizobium sp. M9A.F.Ca.ET.002.03.1.2 genomic window:
- a CDS encoding alpha/beta hydrolase, which yields MISAAGDFDFLALPGRGNSGPDHWMSHWCRAFPNSSRVLQAEWDRPNPEDWIGRVDAAVAAAPRRVVLLAHSLAVATAVKWAAGASESQLNKVAGALLVAATNVEDPDPSFDLVRPFAPMPLKRLPFPTLVVASRTDPRVTFDQATAFAAAWGADLADAGDLGHMGNETRLGLWPAGLLMLGRLLEKARL from the coding sequence ATGATTTCGGCGGCCGGAGATTTCGATTTTCTCGCCCTGCCAGGGCGCGGCAATTCCGGACCGGATCACTGGATGTCGCATTGGTGCCGGGCGTTTCCCAATTCGAGCCGCGTGCTGCAGGCCGAATGGGACAGGCCGAACCCCGAGGACTGGATCGGCCGGGTGGACGCCGCGGTCGCCGCGGCCCCCCGGCGCGTGGTGCTGCTTGCGCATTCGCTGGCGGTGGCGACGGCGGTGAAGTGGGCCGCCGGGGCCAGTGAAAGCCAGCTCAACAAGGTTGCGGGCGCATTGCTGGTTGCGGCGACCAATGTCGAGGACCCTGATCCGTCCTTCGATCTGGTTCGTCCCTTCGCGCCGATGCCGCTGAAACGTTTGCCCTTTCCGACGCTGGTGGTGGCCAGCCGAACGGATCCGCGCGTCACCTTCGACCAGGCGACCGCCTTCGCCGCTGCCTGGGGCGCAGATCTCGCCGACGCCGGCGATCTCGGCCATATGGGGAACGAGACCCGCCTCGGCCTTTGGCCAGCGGGCCTGCTCATGCTCGGCCGCCTGCTGGAAAAGGCCCGCCTCTGA
- the purB gene encoding adenylosuccinate lyase, which produces MIPRYSRPEMVAIWSPETRFRIWFEIEAYACDALAELGVIPKEAAKTIWEKGGAAKFDVEAIDEIERVTKHDVIAFLTHLGEFVGPDARFIHQGMTSSDVLDTCFAVQLTRASDILLADIDGLLAALKRRAFEHKDTVTIGRSHGIHAEPTTFGVKLAQAYAEFSRCRERLVHAREDIATCAISGAVGTFANIDPYVEEHVADKLGLKPEPVSTQVIPRDRHAMFFATLGVIASSIERLAIEIRHLQRTEVLEAEEYFSPGQKGSSAMPHKRNPVLTENLTGLARMVRSFALPAMENVALWHERDISHSSVERMIGPDATVTLDFALSRLTSVVDRLLVYPNNMLKNMNKFRGLVHSQRVLLALTQAGVSREDAYRLVQRNAMKVWEQGADFLEELLTDKEVTAALPEAEIREKFDLGYHTKHVDTIFKRVFGEA; this is translated from the coding sequence ATGATCCCTCGCTACTCCCGGCCGGAAATGGTGGCCATCTGGTCGCCCGAAACCCGGTTCCGCATCTGGTTCGAGATCGAGGCCTACGCTTGCGACGCACTGGCCGAGCTCGGCGTGATCCCGAAGGAGGCCGCCAAGACCATCTGGGAAAAGGGCGGGGCCGCGAAGTTCGACGTCGAGGCCATTGACGAGATCGAGCGCGTGACCAAGCACGACGTCATCGCCTTCCTCACCCATCTTGGCGAATTCGTCGGGCCGGATGCCCGCTTCATCCATCAGGGCATGACGTCCTCGGACGTTCTCGACACCTGCTTTGCCGTGCAGCTCACCCGCGCCAGCGACATCCTTCTGGCCGACATCGACGGCCTGCTTGCGGCGCTCAAGCGTCGCGCATTCGAACACAAGGACACTGTCACGATCGGGCGCAGCCATGGCATCCATGCCGAGCCGACAACCTTCGGCGTCAAGCTGGCGCAGGCCTATGCCGAATTCTCGCGCTGCCGCGAGCGGCTGGTGCACGCGCGTGAGGATATTGCGACGTGCGCCATTTCCGGTGCCGTCGGCACCTTCGCCAACATCGATCCCTATGTCGAAGAGCATGTGGCTGACAAACTCGGATTGAAGCCGGAGCCGGTGTCGACGCAGGTGATCCCGCGCGACCGCCACGCCATGTTCTTCGCGACGCTCGGTGTCATCGCCTCGTCGATCGAACGGCTGGCGATCGAGATCCGCCATCTGCAGCGCACCGAGGTGCTGGAGGCGGAGGAATATTTTTCGCCCGGACAAAAGGGCTCGTCGGCGATGCCGCACAAGCGCAACCCGGTGCTGACCGAAAACCTCACCGGGCTTGCGCGCATGGTGCGGTCCTTTGCGCTGCCGGCGATGGAGAATGTGGCGCTCTGGCACGAGCGCGATATTTCGCATTCGTCGGTCGAGCGGATGATTGGGCCGGATGCGACGGTGACGCTCGATTTCGCGCTGTCGCGGCTGACCAGCGTCGTCGACAGATTGCTCGTCTACCCCAACAACATGCTGAAGAACATGAACAAGTTCCGCGGCCTCGTGCATTCGCAGCGCGTGCTCTTAGCGTTGACCCAGGCGGGCGTCAGCCGTGAGGACGCCTATCGGCTGGTGCAGCGAAACGCCATGAAGGTGTGGGAGCAAGGCGCTGATTTCCTTGAGGAACTTCTCACCGACAAGGAGGTCACGGCAGCCTTGCCCGAAGCCGAGATCCGTGAGAAATTCGACCTTGGCTACCATACCAAGCATGTCGACACGATCTTCAAGCGCGTGTTCGGAGAAGCGTGA
- a CDS encoding DUF2259 domain-containing protein, with amino-acid sequence MRILVLFAVSLLAQFATSQTAQAGDVAELEILGFTGDGGVFAFEEYGVQDGSGFPYANRYYINTADDSFLKGTPIKVRLDDESATLDAARLAARQKGEAIVSQAELAANRGITAGFNPVTELSADPFRMAVNPRPIFSPVDDALEFRLDEIGMNNTEICQSQGDINGFRLLRIEAKDGGKTELLHEDKSIPKSRGCPNGYRLGAVQTFSLQGLSAYAVLIAVRQYGFEGPDYRWIAVTGRL; translated from the coding sequence ATGCGAATCCTTGTCCTGTTTGCCGTTTCCCTCCTTGCCCAGTTTGCAACTTCTCAGACCGCCCAAGCCGGTGATGTCGCCGAGCTTGAAATCCTCGGCTTCACTGGGGATGGCGGCGTCTTTGCCTTCGAGGAATATGGCGTCCAGGATGGATCGGGATTTCCCTACGCCAATCGCTATTATATCAACACGGCCGACGACAGTTTTCTCAAGGGCACGCCGATCAAGGTGCGGCTTGACGACGAGAGCGCAACGCTCGACGCGGCGCGCCTTGCGGCCCGGCAAAAAGGCGAAGCGATCGTCAGCCAAGCCGAACTGGCCGCGAATCGCGGCATCACCGCCGGCTTCAACCCGGTGACCGAACTGTCGGCCGATCCGTTCCGCATGGCGGTCAATCCGCGTCCGATCTTTTCGCCGGTCGACGACGCGCTCGAGTTCCGGCTCGACGAGATCGGCATGAACAATACCGAAATCTGCCAGAGCCAGGGCGATATCAACGGCTTTCGCCTGCTGCGCATCGAGGCGAAAGACGGCGGCAAGACTGAGCTTCTGCACGAGGACAAGTCGATCCCCAAAAGCAGGGGCTGTCCGAACGGCTATCGGCTCGGCGCGGTGCAGACATTCTCCTTGCAAGGCCTCAGCGCCTATGCCGTGCTGATTGCGGTGCGCCAATACGGCTTCGAAGGGCCGGACTATCGCTGGATCGCGGTGACCGGCCGGCTGTGA
- a CDS encoding DUF2171 domain-containing protein, with protein sequence MTDAARIREHMEVIGADGVHVGTVDKVEGQRIKLTKRDSGEGAHRGHHHFIPLSLVAEVEGQKVRLSANSDVAVSFEEEKSDPT encoded by the coding sequence ATGACCGATGCAGCCAGGATTCGCGAACATATGGAAGTGATCGGCGCCGACGGCGTCCATGTCGGCACCGTCGATAAAGTTGAAGGACAACGAATCAAGTTGACCAAGCGCGACAGCGGCGAGGGCGCTCACAGAGGGCATCACCACTTCATTCCCCTCAGTCTCGTTGCCGAGGTCGAGGGGCAGAAAGTGCGGTTGTCCGCAAATTCGGATGTCGCGGTCAGCTTCGAGGAAGAAAAATCCGACCCCACCTGA
- a CDS encoding P1 family peptidase codes for MFRTGPRNLITDVAGLRVGNASDVRLKSGVTTVLCDEPAVASVQILGGAPGTRETDLLEPHNLIEAIHAVVLSGGSAYGLDAASGVQAALRERGIGVEVGGFRVPIVPAAILFDLRNGGDKDWGRYPPYRELGYEAAQAVGIDFPLGTVGAGTGALSSGLKGGLGSASTVLDSGVTVGALAAANPIGSVTIARSRHFWAAPFEIGDEFGGLGYPSPIPEDAKRILLKFRDSQVSGNTTIAVIATDAVLTKAAAKRLAISAHDGFVHAIWPTHTPADGDLVFALATGKSGIELAPNDAIDLYAAAGATMARAISRGVFAATPADGDLFPVWSSR; via the coding sequence ATGTTTCGTACAGGGCCGCGCAATCTCATCACCGATGTCGCCGGCCTGCGTGTCGGCAACGCTTCCGATGTGAGGCTGAAGTCCGGCGTGACCACTGTGCTGTGTGACGAACCGGCGGTGGCCAGTGTCCAGATCCTGGGCGGTGCGCCGGGCACGCGCGAAACCGACCTGCTCGAGCCGCACAATTTGATCGAAGCGATCCATGCCGTGGTGCTTTCGGGCGGCTCGGCCTACGGCCTCGACGCCGCCTCCGGCGTGCAGGCGGCACTGCGCGAAAGGGGCATCGGCGTGGAGGTCGGCGGCTTTCGCGTGCCGATCGTGCCGGCGGCGATCCTTTTCGACCTGCGCAATGGCGGTGACAAGGACTGGGGCCGTTATCCGCCTTACCGTGAGCTTGGCTATGAGGCGGCACAGGCAGTCGGCATCGACTTTCCGCTGGGCACGGTCGGCGCGGGCACGGGTGCTCTGAGTTCCGGCCTGAAGGGCGGCCTCGGCTCGGCCTCGACGGTGCTCGACAGCGGCGTCACCGTCGGCGCGCTCGCGGCCGCCAACCCGATCGGCTCGGTGACGATCGCCCGCAGCAGGCACTTCTGGGCGGCGCCCTTCGAGATCGGCGACGAGTTCGGCGGGCTTGGCTATCCCTCGCCTATTCCAGAGGACGCGAAAAGGATCCTGCTGAAGTTCCGCGACAGCCAAGTGAGCGGCAACACGACCATCGCCGTCATCGCCACGGATGCCGTTCTCACCAAGGCCGCCGCCAAACGCCTCGCCATATCGGCGCATGACGGTTTCGTCCATGCCATTTGGCCGACGCACACGCCGGCCGACGGCGATCTGGTCTTCGCGCTGGCGACGGGCAAGAGCGGCATCGAGCTCGCGCCCAACGACGCGATCGACCTCTACGCCGCAGCCGGGGCCACCATGGCACGCGCCATCAGTCGCGGCGTCTTTGCCGCCACGCCCGCCGACGGCGATCTGTTTCCGGTCTGGTCGTCGCGCTGA